The Natator depressus isolate rNatDep1 chromosome 11, rNatDep2.hap1, whole genome shotgun sequence genome includes a window with the following:
- the LOC141996310 gene encoding uncharacterized protein LOC141996310 — MQLWVCFCWKASPQEPSPVGQQEASPGQELGDRCPSSSTGAGGESGHSLEAPWSTEAECSSTAAAARVPLCPCLSDAETPMDQLEKKELATEEKAEEDEDPATEGEEEEEELETEEEEKQEEEVLTTEKEEEEDLAIEEDKDMTKEEVLDTEEKLEEEDISVEEEKEEDEKLSAEEEEEEKEEENLSAEEEKENMSAEEIEEEKKDENLSDHVAAEEEEEDLAKEKDQVTEEDKEDLDQEEEKEKDLAMEEDEDVSMQEKEEAEEEVEDMAID; from the exons ATGCAGCTCTGGGTTTGCTTCTGCTGGAAGGCCAGCCCTCAGGAGCCCAGCCCCGtgggccagcaggaggcatccccagggcaggagctgggggatcgctgccccagcagctcaactggtgctggaggggagagCGGCCACTCCCTGGAGGCTCCCTGGAGCACGGAAGCTGAGTGCTCCTCCACTGCAG ctgcagcaagagTCCCCCTCTGCCCTTGTCTCTCTGACGCAGAGACCCCCATGGACCAGTTGGAGAAGAAGGAGCTTGCCACTGAGGAAAAGGCAGAGGAGGATGAAGACCCAGCCACAGaaggtgaggaagaggaggaagagctagagacagaggaggaggagaagcaggaggaggaagtCCTGACCAcagaaaaagaggaggaggaggacctagCCATAGAAGAGGACAAGGACATGACTAAAGAGGAAGTCCTGGACACAGAGGAGAAGTTGGAGGAGGAGGACATATCTGtagaagaggaaaaggaggaggatgagaagctgtctgcagaagaggaagaagaggagaaggaggaggagaacctgtctgcagaagaggagaaggagaacaTGTCTGCAGAAGAGATAGAAGAGGAGAAGAAGGATGAGAACCtgtct GACCACGTGgctgcagaggaggaagaggaggacctGGCCAAGGAGAAGGACCAGGTCACAGAGGAGGACAAGGAGGACCTGGaccaggaggaagagaaggaaaaggacctgGCAATGGAGGAGGACGAGGATGTGTCCATGCAAGAAAAAGAAGAGGCAGAAGAGGAGGTAGAAGACATGGCTATAGACTAG